TGGCGAGGAGCACTCGCTGAGTTTCTCCGCCAGACAGCTTTTGCATCGGTTGCTCCAGTAAGTGGGCGGCCTTGACCCGATTTAATACCGGCAGGATATCTGCGGGTTTCACGTTGGGCCTTAGCAGCATAAAACGCTTAACCGTCAGGGGTAGGGTAGGGTCAAGGTGAAGTTTTTGCGGAACATAACCAATTTTCAATGCAGGGCTTTGCTCGATAGTGCCCGAAGTGGGTTGGACTAAACCAAGAACGACGCGAACCAAAGTGGATTTCCCTGCGCCGTTTGGGCCGATTAGGGTCAGGATTTTCCCTTGTTTGAGATTGAATGAAATATTGTTTAATACCTTGCGGTGACCAAATTCAACCGTAATGTTTTTTAGGGTGATCATAGTTGACATGTTAAAAGTGTCTTGCAGAATCATTGATATGTTATAATATAACATTACTCAGTTTTCTGCATGGAATATTCATATTATGTTACACAACTCACAGAAATACGCGCATAAATTTTTTCATAAGATCGCCCTGGCAACTGTATTGGTGGCAGGAGTTAACTGCTCTGTACAGGCAGATGTCATTACCTCTATCCGCCCATTGGGTTTTATTGCTGCTGCCATTGCTGATGGTGTCACAAAGACTCAGGTACTTCTGCCCGATGGCGCGTCTCCACACGATTATGCGCTACGGCCCCTGGATGTGCAGAAAATTAACCAAGCTGATTTGGTTGTCTGGGTTGGTCCGGATATGGAAACTTTTTTGGCGAAACCGATAGCTAAAATTGAAAGGAATAAACAACTGACACTCGCTGAATTGTCTACGATTAAGCCACTCTTATTAAAGAATAGTGAAGAATCGAAGAGTGGTGAAGACGGCAAAAATCTGAGTGCTGAATCATATCAGCCTAAACATGAGGAAAATCACGGACATCATCATCACGGCGAATATAATATGCATATCTGGCTTTCTCCAGAGATTGCCGGAGAAGCCGCTAAGGCAATATATGAAAGGCTTGTTGAGCAGTATCCTCAACAAAAACAGCAATTAGAAGTAAACCTACGTAAATTCAATGGACAGCTTGCACAAACTGATAAGAATATTGCTAATGTTTTAAAGCCCATACGAAAACAGGGTTATTTCGTTTTTCATGACGCCTATGGCTATTTTGAAAAACACTACCAATTAGCTCCGTTAGGGGTTTTCACGGTCAATCCTGAAATACAACCAGGTGCGCAGAGATTACACAACATACGAACACAACTGGTTGAGCAGAAAGCGAGATGTATTTTTGCTGAACCTCAATTCAGGCCAGCCGTTATTCATGCCGTGGCAAAAGGTACTGATGTACGTATCGGAATACTTGACCCTTTAGGGAGCGGCATCGTATTGGACAGAGATAGCTACATGGAATTTATCACGCAGCTATCAAGACAATACGCGAGCTGCCTGAATTAGTACAATAAGGAATTTTATTAGTGCAGCAGATAGCGAAAACTATCGTTCTGGTATACAACAACCTGCCCAAACCACACAAGATCATGCTTGGATCTTTAACGCTAGTCACTTTGGCTATCGCGATATGGCGGCCTGTTGTCTACCATGAACAAGAACGGACTGGTAGCATTATTCTCAGTACTCCCGATAGTATTCCGGATGCAACGGATGATGTCGCTGGGGATGAGAACGAACAACTCCCCAATGAAGGCATTGGGGATGATGATGGTAATTCTGCTGATACCGCAGCGAATGTGCCGCATCAGTATGTTGTTTCCAGCGGTGATACACTGAGTTCGATTTTAACTCAGTTTGGTATTGATTCCTCTGATGTCGCGTTGTTGGCAAACCAATATAAGGTATTGCGTAACTTAGGTATTGGTCAGTCATTATCTTGGACGACTGACGATAACGGTAACTTAAAAACGCTGACGTGGGATATATCACGCCGTGAAACACGTGTTTATACCCGCGAAGGGGATACGTTCAACGAAACACAAGAACTCCAGAAGGGAGAATGGAAAAACAGTGTTATCACCGGAACCGTCAATGGTAGTTTTAACAGCAGTGCCCTGATTGCTGGGTTAACCAGCAGTGAAGCCAGAGAAGTGACAAAGGCGCTGCAATGGCAGATAGATTTCCGCAAATTGCGTAAAGGTGATCGTTTTTCTGTGTTGATGTCCCGTGAACTGCTTGACGGGAAAAGTGAACAGAGCCAGTTGTTAGGCGTTCGCTTGCAAAGTGGCGGCAATGATTATTATGCCTTTCGTGCCAATGATGGCCGTTTTTATGACAGCAATGCTTCCGGTCTGGAACGTGGTTTCCTGCGTTTTCCTACGACTAAACAATTCAGAGTCTCCTCTTCTTTCAATCCACACCGCTTAAATCCGGTAACCGGCAGAATTACAGCCCACAAAGGGGTTGATTTTGCTATGCCGGTAGGAACACCGGTTCTGGCGGTGGGTGATGGTGAAATCGTTGTCGCTAAATTTGATGGTGCGGCGGGTAATTTCATCGCCATTCGGCACGGTCGGCAATATACCACGCGATACATGCACTTGAGGAAAATATTGGTAAAACCAGGCCAGAAAGTGAAACGAGGTGAACGTATTGCGTTGTCAGGGAGTACGGGGCGCTCAACAGGCCCACATCTGCACTTTGAATTCTGGGATAATCAGCGGCCGGTTAACCCGCTCACGGCAAAATTGCCGCGTTCTGGTGGGTTGGGTGGCAAAGAGCGTGCAGAATATGTCGCAATGGTTCAGGAGATGAAACCGCAATTGTTGCTAGATTAAATACACCAGCTTCAGATTATTGACAGACATAAAAGCGGATGATTGATATCATCCGCTTTTATATTATTTTTTGTTGTAAACTTGCACCTTGAGAACAAATGTTGGAATCATCAGAGTTAGCTCATGAATAAAGAAAAAGATACAGATAGTAAATTGGGATATGTCCCTCGGTTTCATCGAGCTTATTTACATCCCCGTTATTGGGGGCTTTGGGCCGGCGTAGGTATATTGGCAGGATTATCCTATGTCCCTGCAAAATGGCGTGATCCATTTCTGGCTAAAATAGGCACTTGGGCGGGCAGAAAAGCAAAAAGTGCGCGTCGCAGGGCGAAA
This genomic interval from Xenorhabdus doucetiae contains the following:
- the znuC gene encoding zinc ABC transporter ATP-binding protein ZnuC encodes the protein MSTMITLKNITVEFGHRKVLNNISFNLKQGKILTLIGPNGAGKSTLVRVVLGLVQPTSGTIEQSPALKIGYVPQKLHLDPTLPLTVKRFMLLRPNVKPADILPVLNRVKAAHLLEQPMQKLSGGETQRVLLARALLNHPQLLVLDEPTQGVDVNGQLALYDLINQIRTELHCAVLMVSHDLHLVMAKTDEVLCLNQHICCSGTPEVVSMHPEFIAMFGRHGAEQLAVYRHHHNHHHDLKGKVILKNVGGSPR
- the znuA gene encoding zinc ABC transporter substrate-binding protein ZnuA; translation: MLHNSQKYAHKFFHKIALATVLVAGVNCSVQADVITSIRPLGFIAAAIADGVTKTQVLLPDGASPHDYALRPLDVQKINQADLVVWVGPDMETFLAKPIAKIERNKQLTLAELSTIKPLLLKNSEESKSGEDGKNLSAESYQPKHEENHGHHHHGEYNMHIWLSPEIAGEAAKAIYERLVEQYPQQKQQLEVNLRKFNGQLAQTDKNIANVLKPIRKQGYFVFHDAYGYFEKHYQLAPLGVFTVNPEIQPGAQRLHNIRTQLVEQKARCIFAEPQFRPAVIHAVAKGTDVRIGILDPLGSGIVLDRDSYMEFITQLSRQYASCLN
- the mepM gene encoding murein DD-endopeptidase MepM gives rise to the protein MQQIAKTIVLVYNNLPKPHKIMLGSLTLVTLAIAIWRPVVYHEQERTGSIILSTPDSIPDATDDVAGDENEQLPNEGIGDDDGNSADTAANVPHQYVVSSGDTLSSILTQFGIDSSDVALLANQYKVLRNLGIGQSLSWTTDDNGNLKTLTWDISRRETRVYTREGDTFNETQELQKGEWKNSVITGTVNGSFNSSALIAGLTSSEAREVTKALQWQIDFRKLRKGDRFSVLMSRELLDGKSEQSQLLGVRLQSGGNDYYAFRANDGRFYDSNASGLERGFLRFPTTKQFRVSSSFNPHRLNPVTGRITAHKGVDFAMPVGTPVLAVGDGEIVVAKFDGAAGNFIAIRHGRQYTTRYMHLRKILVKPGQKVKRGERIALSGSTGRSTGPHLHFEFWDNQRPVNPLTAKLPRSGGLGGKERAEYVAMVQEMKPQLLLD